The genomic region GAACGATTTGCGCCGAGGCGCTGCGGCTCAGGGTGGTCAGTTGTTTTTCAGAGAGTTTCTGGTCGTCGTTGACCGCGACCAGCACCTGCGCCTTGGGTTTGGTGCCGGGGATGACGCGGGTCAAAACGGTGCCGTCTGCCGCCGTAACAGGTTCGAGCGTCGGTTCCGGTGCCGGGCGTTTGAGGTACCAGAAACCGCCGCCGGCAATCACGGCCAGCACGATCAGTGCGGCCAGGATGTACTTCAGGGAGCGTTGAATCATCAGCGTTTCACCAATCCAGTCAAGCCGCCCGCGATCAGGGCAGCAGTGTCGGCCAGCGCCACCAGCGGATCGAGTCCGGCGGGCACGGCCATATAACGGGGTTCCCAGTCAGGCTGGAACTTGTCTTTGAAGCGGCGCAAGCCTTGGAAGTTGTACAGCTGCTCACCACGGCGGAAAACCATCGAGCCCAGACGCTGGGTCAGCGGTGCACCACGCCGGGGTTGCAACCCCGACAACGGCACCATGCCCAGGCTGAAGCGCGCGTATCCGTGACTCTTATAGTGTTGAATCAGGCCGACCATCATGAATTCCATGGTCAGCTTGGGGGCGTCCGGGTGCGCGCGCATCAGGTCGAGACTGGCCAGGTCATGGCTATAAGTTTCGAGCAGGTTGGCGAACGCCACCGGGCGACCTTCGAAGCGAATCACCGCGATGCGGAAATGCTTCAGGTAATCGTCGCTGAAGCGGCCGAGGGAGAAGCCTTTCTCACGCACGTTCTTGCCGGTCAGCCACGCATCGGAAATCACTTTCAGCTCGTCCATCGGCGCCTGACCCGGCTCGTGAATCTCCAGCGACAACCCGTCGCGGGTGCCACGGTTCCAGGTGTAGCGCAGGTCCTTCATCTCTTTGCCCTTGGCTTCCAGGTCAAAGCGATGCAGATCGACCCGGGCTTCTTCGCCGAGTTTGATCGCGGTCAGGCCGATGTCCATGTAGTACGGCAGGTTCTCCGCGCGCACCTGGTAGAACACCGGGCGGGCGTGGTGGATGTCGCAGAGGTCGCGGAACTGCCAGATCATCTCGGCGCGTTGCTGGCCGGGGCCGATCGGGTCGTACAGCGCCACCAGACTGCGGCCACGCCGCGCGTACATCAGGAACGCTTCGTCGTTCTGGTGAAACAGCAGCGCCTTGTCACCGGTCAGCGCGAGGCCGCCGTCGGGTTGCGACGAGGCCATCAGAATCTTCGCCGCGCGATCGAGTTCGTCAGGCGTCGGCAGGTGAATGACCGGGCGCGCGGTACGCAGCAGCCAGGTCAGCGCGATCACCAGCAGCAGGACGGCGGCGCCGAGCAGCGAACGCAGGCCACGTGGCGCGTCAGCGTCGAGGGTGAACTGCCACCACAGTTGATGGCTGTAAGGCACGTCCTGATAGGCGAACAGCAGCAGCCACGTCGAGGCACCGAGCACGCACAGGCTGGCTACCAGGTACAGCGGCGAGAAGGGCAGTTCGGTCAGGCGGCTCGGGCGATAGAACGAGCGACGGAACACACCGAGCAGCGCAGCCGTCAGGGTCATCAGCGTCGCTTCCTCCCAGTCGAAGCCTTTAAGCAGCGAGAGCAGGGCGCCGACCAACAACAGAATAGTGGTGAGCATCCACGCGGCGGACAGGCGACGACGCAGGCCCTGGGCGAGCATCAGGCAGAGCACGCCGATCAGGCTGGCGCCAAAGTGCGAAGCGTCGACCAGTCGATGAGGAATCAGAAAACCGATGTGTTCCAGACGTGTATCGATTTCCGGGGTAGCGCCGGAAAACAGCAGCACCACACCGGACAGGAACACCAGCACCGCCAGAATCGGCGCGGCCAGACCAGACGCGGCGCGCATGGTTTGGGTCTGAAACAGGCGCTGACCTTCGTTGATCAGCAGGAATACGCAGGCCACCAGCAGCGGCAACACCACGTAGATCAGGCGATACAGCAGCAGCGCCGCGGCCAGTGGTGCGGCACCGAGCTTGTCGGCGAAAGCGGCCAGCAGAATCGCTTCGAACACACCGACGCCGCCGGGTACGTGGCTGAGCACGCCGGCAGCCAATGCCAGCAGGTACACCAACAGGAACGCACCAAACGGTGGCGCTTCCGGCAGCAACAGATAAAGGACCGTGGCGGCAGCCGCAACGTCGAGGGCGGTAATGATCAGTTGCAGGAAGGTCAGGCGACGCCCCGGCAAGCGCAGCGTGCGGCGGCCAACCCTGACCAGCAGGTTGTCGCGCAACGGTTGTTCCGGCAGGCGCCGACGGTAGATACCGATAGCCAGTACGGCGCCAAGCGCCAGCACGACAGCGGCGACCGTGCCGAGCAGGCCTTCGGAAAGCCCCAAGGCCTGGGAGGCAGCAGGCAGGTCGCTCAGCGTTGCCAATGCAGCCAGCGGCGGCAAGGCGCAGCCCAGCGACAAACTGGCGAACAAGGTCATGTGCGCGACTTCCGACGCGCCCAGACCCAGTCGTGCATATAAACGGTAGCGAACCGAGCCGCCGGACAGCAGCGACAGACCGATCGCATTGCCAATCGCAAACGCGGTGAAGCCGCCCAAGGCCAATGTGCGCGGCGGCAATTTCACGCCGGCATAGCGGCTGGCTGACCATTCATAGCCAAGCAGAATAATGAAGCCGACCACGGTCGCACCGAAGGCGCCGATCAGCGCGGGTTTCGGCACGTCGAGAATCGAGTCGTGCAGTGCATCGAGATCGAGTTCGGCAAGCAGATGGCGACAGGCAATCAGCGCAATGGCAAACAGCAGCAAAGTCACCGCCAGACCAATCGGTTGTCGGTATTTGCTCAACCGATCCAGCAAGCGCAAACGCTCGGGTTTGATCGGATGTTCCGCTGTGACGGTGTCTTGTGGATCAGACGAGTTGGCGCGCATCAATCACCTCTTGGATTGTGCGCGACAGGATGGAGGTATCCAGCCAAGTTACCAATCCCTGTAGAAAAAAATAATCACAAAATACTACGCCTCTCACCGGGTATCGGCGAGGGCAGTTCCTGGATTGCAGAGGCCTTGCCTGCGACTCAAGCATAGTC from Pseudomonas tensinigenes harbors:
- the mprF gene encoding bifunctional lysylphosphatidylglycerol flippase/synthetase MprF, with protein sequence MRANSSDPQDTVTAEHPIKPERLRLLDRLSKYRQPIGLAVTLLLFAIALIACRHLLAELDLDALHDSILDVPKPALIGAFGATVVGFIILLGYEWSASRYAGVKLPPRTLALGGFTAFAIGNAIGLSLLSGGSVRYRLYARLGLGASEVAHMTLFASLSLGCALPPLAALATLSDLPAASQALGLSEGLLGTVAAVVLALGAVLAIGIYRRRLPEQPLRDNLLVRVGRRTLRLPGRRLTFLQLIITALDVAAAATVLYLLLPEAPPFGAFLLVYLLALAAGVLSHVPGGVGVFEAILLAAFADKLGAAPLAAALLLYRLIYVVLPLLVACVFLLINEGQRLFQTQTMRAASGLAAPILAVLVFLSGVVLLFSGATPEIDTRLEHIGFLIPHRLVDASHFGASLIGVLCLMLAQGLRRRLSAAWMLTTILLLVGALLSLLKGFDWEEATLMTLTAALLGVFRRSFYRPSRLTELPFSPLYLVASLCVLGASTWLLLFAYQDVPYSHQLWWQFTLDADAPRGLRSLLGAAVLLLVIALTWLLRTARPVIHLPTPDELDRAAKILMASSQPDGGLALTGDKALLFHQNDEAFLMYARRGRSLVALYDPIGPGQQRAEMIWQFRDLCDIHHARPVFYQVRAENLPYYMDIGLTAIKLGEEARVDLHRFDLEAKGKEMKDLRYTWNRGTRDGLSLEIHEPGQAPMDELKVISDAWLTGKNVREKGFSLGRFSDDYLKHFRIAVIRFEGRPVAFANLLETYSHDLASLDLMRAHPDAPKLTMEFMMVGLIQHYKSHGYARFSLGMVPLSGLQPRRGAPLTQRLGSMVFRRGEQLYNFQGLRRFKDKFQPDWEPRYMAVPAGLDPLVALADTAALIAGGLTGLVKR